The genomic DNA taaaatagtacttacataattcaaatttgtttcttataaaCTTTATGATGTAGTTTTGTTGGATGATATTCACTTATCATTGTCCttattattttcaacaaaaatcgAATCCAATGTTGTTTCTGTCCACGTTGGACTCAGATTCCAGTTTCGTGAAACATTTCTAGATTTAGAATACGATATTGATGTCTGATTGTCTcactagtttttttgttgttggtggGGACTTGCTCTCATGTTTTGTGATGATGATTCCAATCAACATGATGTGAGAATGCACGGAAATGAAAGCGATACATGTGACATGTGAAGAATCAATTAGGTTGTGAAACTTTAACTTTTATGATATGAGCTACGTGTGAAATGTGAATCATGAATGTCTGAGTGCTAGGTTTGAAATAAGAGGAGTGAAAGTGGGGATAGCATATCAGAAATGTAGTTGTATTAGGTCATTGTTGAATGATAGAGCGCGGAAAAATACATCCATATTCGAGTTTTAGTAATCTGGAGTTCGTGACCGGAAGATAAGTAAAATATGATCAATTATTGTTTCAGTTCCCAAACTACCTGAATTTAATTAAAGTCCCTTAACCACTTGATTAGTTGCACCAAAACTTTTATCACTGGTCACTACCACTTTTTATGGTTTTATTATAAAGTTTGTTCTTGTATTGTTGTAGGGAGATTAGCATGGGTTAGTCCTGGACAAGAGAAAAGAAATGCACTTAACTTTTAACTTCtcaatttgttcaaaaaaaaaaaaaaacttttaacttCTCAATGAATGTCTATGATGCTCAATGAATGCTCTCATTTTTTGAACTCAATTTTAAGCTTAATCATAGTTTTCCCTTTATGTAATGAGACTGGGGTTACTTCAAATGTCTGGTAGAATTATTTCCGTTTGGAATCCTGACGGTTTTTTCTTGCCTTTAAAAATACTTAAGTCACTTTCATAGCCTTGGTCTCTTAGTGGAGAGATTCCTAAAATTGATTGTAACATCTATGGTGTACAGCTGAgtcaaaaaaaatctatggTGTACAGCTCTTGGTTCCTTTTCTATTTAGTGAGTCATTTCAAACGCTTTACAGGCTCATGGCCATTCCATTTTTGTATATGTATATTACAGTCCTAATAATTTTTTAGTAAACCACCAATTTCGGCCTGTCTCTCAGTAAGTGATTCTCAAATTAGTCTCTCTGTAAGTGATTCTCAAATTAATCTCTGACTctgttaatatttcaaaatagtcttatctttgttaaaagtttttcaattaagtccctcgtcatgtaaaaaaaacatagaaacatGGTTATAATTGAGAAACTTCTgccaatatttcaaaatagtctatgtcttttgtcaaaagtttctcaattaaacccatgtttctatgtttttttcaCATGACAAGGGActaaattgagaaatttttgacaaagacatgaactattttaaaatataaatagagtCAGAGACTAATTTGAAAATCACCTTACAAAGAatggactaatttgatggtttaatcaataatttttttgtatattataGCAAAGTTCCTAACTATAGAACAAATAATGCAACTTTGGTGTGCTATAAGTCAAATATACCAAACAGTTTCTTCATTGTGAAAATCTAATCTAACAAACATCTTATGCAATGATATGTTACAAGCTgtagaaaataaacaaatgttgATATAGTTTACATTGAAACCATTGTGAAAGATGACTAACTTATAGAGTAATCAAGCAGTTTTTGACCCTGATTGACTCATACCATTTTCCAAGTGTTTCGACtgcattttttgttgaaatctTGCATCTGATTCGGAGCCCGGCTTCTTTATCAATTCCTGCAACATTCTTGGTTTGCTATATTAAAAGAATTGTAAGCATAGAGCAACTGGGAGCTTGTTCACAAAGACAcagtaacaaaatatttattgtttgaCATTGGAATATGGGGGGGTTAGGTACATTCAGCCAAAGGGCCAAAGCTAGAACAAATTATCTTCCTCATAGTTGAAAATAAACCTGAACAATTGAAGAAGGCAATGGATTGTATATACACTCTTTTTGAGAACAATATACCAGATACAAATCATTCAAAATCCTCACgcaatcaacaacaataacaacaactaaTTACTCTTCCTATTGATGTAATTTTTGGAATCCTCTTGAACCTCTAGACTGGTAAAGCTCCAGCCTACTCTTGGACTCTTGCAACAATGCCTCAATAGCTTCATCATGAGCCATGTTAGGTTGCTTAGACGCCCATTCAAGAACTCCCAGAATCTCAGCTTTTGCTAGTTCTTCGCTGTCTGGCACGTGCAACGCAATATAGGATAGCAGAACCAAGGCTGAATATTGAACTGGCGGCTCCCCAAGATACACAAGCTGAACCAAGGGTTTTACACCACCAAAGCTTATAATTGCCTTACAGTGATCAAGGTGAAGGTAGTTATCATTGGAAGCGAATTTCGCGAGTGAGTCTGCAGCCTCTTTTGATACTTCAGCCTCTCTTTCGTCAAGAAGTCGAACCAACGGACCAATTATCCTTGTCTCAGTTGCCCTGAATGTCCTAGCCAAACTCCCAATAACCTTGATACAAGGAATCAAAAGTCTCTTATCTTCTTTGTCAATAATATCAATCACTTGATCAACAACCGCTTTACAAGCAGGGGTGTTTGGCTTAAACGCCGATCTTCTCAATTCAGGATCTTTCTCAGCCACTGCAGTAATCTCTTTCAACGCCAAAGCAGAATTGTACTTCACTTCTTCAGGCCCTTTTTCAAGTAGAATAGCAAAACATAACAAAGCCCTTGATTCAGTTATGCTACGACAAATCGCCGAGTTACCCTTAGCTAAATACCTAAGAGCTTTCGCAGCCATTGCTTTCATGTCAGCCTTACTCTCAGCATCCTCAAGCTCCCTTCCCTTCACGTTAATTCCAGAATACGAATAGCCTTGCTTCGTGTTACCATTACCATTCCCATTTGGAATACTAGCCACCTGAACCGGAGGTTGAGAGTTTAAACTCACTTTACTCCCTTCATTGGTTTGTTGCTTGTTATTATTGTTTGCAGCATGCATTGCCATAGTACTTGCCACAACTTTATGCATCTGATGTGCAGATTTATCACCTAAAGGATGCTGCATCTTAATTTTCACCTCATCTTCATTCTCTTTTTTCACATCATTTGAATcaggattattattattaccacTAGCCAACACAACAGCATGAATTGAAGAAATAGCCTTATTACTAACAATTGCATATTTACTATGTTCTTGAACAGTTTCAAAAGCAATGTGACTCACAAGCAACCTAACAATATTATGCTGAGCAAAAACATCTTGACATTTAGGATACTTAGAAACAAGTTCAGAAACAGCCCAAGCTACAACAGCTTGAACTTTCATAGGACCTTCTTTAAGAATCTTCGCGAAAACAGAACAAACACCAGCATGAATCATAACCTCAACACTCTCCGGATCACGACCCAATAGCCCAATTGCTTTCGCAGCATTCTCTTGACCTTCTTTCTTACCTTCTTTCAAAAGTTTCAGTAAAGGCCCAACACCACCCTCTTCAATAATCAATTTCCCATTCCGATCATTATCACGAACAAGAGAAACCAAAGAAGCAGCAGCATCAGATCGATCATCAAACGACCCATTATGTAAAATCGCAATCTGCTCCCAAATTAAACCCAAAATCGGTTCATTTGAAGCAATTGGTGGCAGCCCAAGACATTCATAACTACCTTCTTCAGCCGGAGCTGAAACTCGAAGAAGCCATGAAACATCCCCAATTGAATTCTCAAGATGAGAAGACATTTTACGAAAAGCTGCAGAAGGAACTATGCTGAAAACACGTTTCATAAGACCGTTGACTTTGCATTTAAGGACTAAAGTGAGTGCTTTTTCAAGAACTTGTTCGGTGTCTCCGATGATACGACGTGTGGGTCGTTCGTATAAATCGGAGCTTGATCTTGCAGCTTGTCGGAGAAGAGAAGCGAGTTTTTCGGTTTTTGATTTGAGGTCTAGACATTCTTGTTTGAAAGATGAGCTTCCTTCTTCAGCTGCTTTGCTTACTTGGTCTGCTAGTTGGATCGGTTTTGCTAACAATTGTTTAACTATGTCTGCCATTTTTGTTGGATCTGAGATATGGTACTATGAAGTTGTTTGTTATTGTTGTCTTGTGTTTTTTGAGTTTAGATGGAAAAATTGTGAGTGAGGTGGTTATATTACAAGATGACAGGGAAATTGGTTGTGCTGTACTATGtgaattattgaatgaattggTGTATATggttttaggttttgatgaGGGTGGAGttgtgtgagattgtattgTATTGTTGGTGTGGGCGTGAGTGATTGGTAAGAATGATATGTGGAAATTTTCAAGAGGAAAAGTTGTCAGAGTTGAGTCTCATGGTGGACGGGATTTGCAAAGACCAAAATGcggtttaattttttaattaattaaataaaatagagttatgatacataaacacccttaggtggcaatacatCCTTGAcatccacacaaaaatctgacatgtgGCCATATGGATCCTGCACAAGTACACTTTCTCTTtctccttctcttctctcttcctaatacatgaggtgtacaagggtgtatgcaattaaaaggtgtctatgtaacattttccaataaaataattaataatcgGCAGAGAAAAGAAGGGATGAGATTAGTGTTTTTTCTTGTTTGaagaaattgactttttaatttcattcaattaatgatgtatgtggttcatattatggatcaaatacattattaattaaatgaacctaaaagaTTAATTTTGCTTATagttaaaaacggagggagtagtttgaACAGGAGAAGATAATAAAGTGACATAACTAACTAAGGTCCCTTTCACAATTCATCTTTTAACTAAGCTTATTAACAACTTGACAAACAATTGCTTGGGATGGATTATTGTTGCTTTAAATAAAGCAAGCATTGGAATGAAAAATACGAAAACCATCTCATTTCATTTCCTTTTTACGTTTTGGGATTCTTTCGTGTGATTATGGtcaatattaattattgtttttgttaaacGTTTTGTCTTTTGCCTTCCAAGCACTAATGCTTCAAATCGGATAATTCATAATATGTGACAGTTTCCCTCTCTCTCAAAAATAAAGTGACAAAGTTTTCcttcaaaacaataatattgcTTACATTATCAAGATTTAATTCAAATCAGAACCTCcttatatgtttttaattcttACCATCTCATGTAAGTGCTTTTAATTATTGCTTGAGTGTATTTAAATTTGTACGTATTTTGGGCTTATATGCACAATTATAATACTTACCTTTCTCATAAGTGTcgatttttttgcaaaaataaaattaaacgaATTCgttaataatcaaattaaatagaataataaaatatttctttttttttttctactgacttttgagatttttttaaatctttaatGTATACTTAGTAAAATTGAATGAGATGCTTACTTTAAATCTTTAATGCTCATGTTAATCTTCAATAACATCATGCGTATGTGTTTTGCGTTTACAATAATTATGACTAAAAtgagttgaaaataaaataatttgtgtttggatatatttaagtaaaattgagttgaacaactttatttgaaatgaaatataacCAAAAGAAtagttgaaaaagttgatttataTTTGGAATAAAGTTAATGTATTTACCAGCACATTTCGATATAAATGGATCATATTACCTAGTGCATTCAGacactagttaagaaaataaaaaataaaaaagttttgtatttaaaacaatattttatacatttgttaaaaaaaagtactactATGTCCCGCTTAACATTTTCCTATACAAAATTAATGCtgcatttttttcataaaaaaaaagtaaaaaacaagtttCATTATAAAAGGTACAAgattctttttttgaaagatataaaaggTACAAGATGTACTAGCGTAACTACAACAATAATTTTGGCAGTATAAAACTAAATTccagcaaaaacaaaaaacaacacaacaacgaAACGATGCAAAATTTGGCAATGTTttgagaaaaaacaaaataaacgaTGTGAAATTTGTGAAGCTTACTGTTCTGCTGATTTCTTGACAGCAATCATTACGGTATTTTCATTTTCACGAATCGTATATTCTGTCTTTGGCATTTGGAATTCGGAAAGCGTATTGAATATTGATACCCCATTATTATATCGTGCAACCACACAACTCTCACCCCCATCACAAAAACTAATCTCTCAAgcaaatttttggaaaatttttaacaatattcttttcaagttataacaaactcCCTCTGATTTTAAAtgtaaacaatttttcattttttaagttcagtcaataataatatatgtggtttataatatgtatcacatatatcatttatcaaatgaatttaaaaaataaaaaattacttatattTGAGACCGGATGAAGTATACACTATGAaaattttttttgagcaaatataGACTCTATAAAGCTTAAAATctgaattatataaaataactttttttttcaaaagtttccactcaaatatattattattggaGTCTCTTATGCCAATTTGAATGAAATAGTAATTtcctaagaaaaaaataagtgcATCTTTtatgaaaactaaaaaatacTCGGAGTTTTacaaatatagatattaataatttatctttttctctatcttaaaaagttttatttttcttgtactTTGAGTGAAGCCAATTCTAATACATAGTGATCACCTAAATCGAGTGCATCTATACATGAAGGTTTTACagttaatatttaaaattgtctTGTTGATCTTACCTTCATTTCGAGTCAATGTTATGGAGAAAGTATCTTTGAGAGTGTAGTTTTTTCTTTgcgttgtttttgttttttctttgattaaaaaaatatagttagagagaatatattttttttaaagtgaatagaGAAGACAATTAGGGAAGATGCATttataagataattttttttaagaagttaaattaaccCATTGAAATTGAGACCGATGAGAATCAAACAAGAGACCTTGAGAGAGCAAACTTTAAAGTCTCAAGTCAATATCACCAGACCAATCTAAATAGATTCATTtcaaaagataattaaaatagtaattttgatattttcattatttttcgaAAAGTAAAACAATTGTTCACTCATTTAACTTTTCGCCAACAAATAAAACTAGCACAAATTTTATgcgatacattttttttacaaagcaaATGAGACCTAGTATTTTAAGGTTTTATAAAATGTGGAgcatattaatataaaattttaaagatattatttatttgtattttttaaggGTTATTTACGGGCGGTGAGGGGTATAGAAATACCTATTTACAATTAACCGTGTTTgttaaaagaagaaagaaaaaaaaaaactagtagaACATTTTGTTATATATGGGCCTAATCAAAGTAGTCCAAAatagaattctgctctttatcCAACATATTTTGCTCATTCTTAACCGAAATTTAAGAAATAtctctgcgtgagttaactcacgctagtgttaaAATTGTATGACTTAATCcacgctgcgtgagttaactcacgctagtgttaaTCAAAATACTAACTCAAGCAAGATTTACATTactgtgagttaactcatgctagTGTTAATCAAAATACTAACTCAAGCAAGATTTACActagcatgagttaactcacccAACATGATTTAACTCACGCAAGGACATTATGCAAATTTCAGCTAGGAACGAGCAATTTTGGTTGGGTAAAGAACAGAATTctccaaaatattataagagGAAGGTTACTTTTCCCACGTTTCAAATTGCTAAAAAAACATACCCGATTATAGTTAActacaatttttcttttccaacgATAATTAACTATTGTTGGACGCTTTTTAAAGCGGTTTAATCACTTTTAAAGTTGAATTTAAccgatttaaaaagtgattgaaccATAGAATTGTAGTTAATTACAATTGGTAcgttttttttagtaatttcaTATGTGGGAAGAGTAACTTTCTTATAAGAGTTGTCCATTAAAAAAAGCCCaggttgttttttaacaaaaaaaaaaactcaagttgtttgtaattttttttttggtatccaagttatttgtatttaaaacaTAAGAATGAGTAATCAAGTGATTAATATTAAGTGGTTATTGAGctccaataaaaaataaatagtttgagagaatttgaattcaattttaGGGTAGAATAATGATTGGTCAAACTATAATTACCTCACGATAATTTCAGATTATCAAGGTCGTTTTTTCCTAAAAACTGAAAGATTAGCACACACATAAAACCGTAACAACGAGCGATATTGGAGCTTCTTTCGCCAcctcttttttatatatagaaacAGGGATGACCCTGAGGGTGGGTCGGAGGGGTGGCAGCCCAGGGCACCGCGTTTGTAGGGGCACCAAAAACTATTAATTTTTACTTAGTAGTGAGTGttttacaaatatatttctttttaactcGTTTGgattaattatattgaaaatagatTTTTTGAGAAACTTGATGAATAAATCTTTTGCAAAGAAAAAagacattcaaataattaaaatgatacaACTTTATTGATTCGCTCCGGGCATCAAAAATCTTAGGACCGGCTATGTATTGAAAAGATTAGCCATATTCAAAAGTATTCTTCTAATTAAATATGTctaaaaatatacttttgaaAGTATATCTTCGGAAGTCTCTCAAAATATAGTTCCAAACACAACAATATGTAATATCCTAAACTCCAATTTAAATTACTtagtaaaataaacaaatcttgAGAGAGATGTACGATGAATTGAATTGAGTATTACAaattttctttgaataaaaagGCTAAGGATGCCACATACATTTTCATAAAACACTTATAATAGAAGTCATGAActaattttggaatcaaatacTTTACATGCAGAGCTTTGGAAACTTCCACTCACCCCATATCACCTAAGTAGAGCTTTGGATCATCGACTAACAACCTGCAACAACTGCATTTTCATAAACAACCGAACGGGTGCACACTCAAAATACTAGAACATCATATATGCACACagattatgaatgaatatgGTAAGATGCATGAACACATAATTGACATTTAGAAAATTAGCATAGAACTTAGCACGGATACAAGCCAATATTATGAATTCACAATCATAGACATATGCAGATCACAAACACCTAACATAAGGATGCATAATTAATGTATGAGTAATATCAACAACACAATGCAATATTGCCTTAGAGGAGTATAAGGACTTTATACAGTTCACATAGTTAAATATGTACACACACTAACACACAACACGTGTTCAAGATAGACATGTAATTGCATATATAGTTAGCTCGTTTTAGGCTCATTTAGTCGTTCTTAGTTACGTATTTCATTCAATTACACTAAGTAAGGCTAGACATTTGACTTTGCCTCGCACAACGTAGGAAAATCAAGCATTTCTGTTCAAATTTGAAACCCCACGTATCAATCCCATCTCTCACAATTTATCTCATGTTTTCCATTGTACTCAATAAAAGTTTATCACATTTCTGTTCAAATTATTCTATTTGGCTATGATACCAATTGATAAAAGTTTTAGTGTTTAGCCATGGATCACTAGATACAAATTATAGCATATTATCGGTAGTAACAAAGAAGGAATAAGAAATTGTGTACCTTGTATGTTTAGGTTCATGAAGGACAGCTGTTGTCAGAAGGATGAGAGGGATGACTACCCTCATTCCGTGTAACACCAGAAGAGTTCAGAATAGTTTAACCGTCTGATGGGATGACGTTTAAATAGCTAAACGGCTGAGGGCAGGGACCTCTCATTGGGCTTAGCTAAATGGTCCAACCCATCACGGTCCATTTAGAAAGAATAGTCCAATCATacatattcatcaactaatGAGTGCTTAATACAATAGaccatattataaattataacattaatttataataattgattattgtcaatccataattgattaattaaataattaatccaacatCTTTATCTCCCTCAAAATTCATGCTCGCATATTGTTCTTGTTGGAACATTTTTGAAACACTTTAaattgtaaattgttgttgtatttgttgaacacttaaaattatttttgcaaaaaatcGAACACGAgcatacaaaaataattttgtcaGGTGACAAACTGGGTTGAGTTGCGGACTAAGTTGCTCTATTTAAGAGTTATGCGGTTCTGTTTTAATAGTGCAACAATTCTTTCTTGTCTCGTCGTTCTTAGGATAAAGCAACTCTCCAACTCTCGAGTATGAGCACTCTATGCATAAAGAGAACTCATCAAAGTCCAAACCAACTCCCACAAAATATATACTACTATCATTATTGCTCGGAATACATTtctcaaaactttttttttttttttttctgtttgtaAACATGATCACCAAAAGAAAATCATCTCTCTACGTGATATCTCATCCGGTTTTTATATAGCCAGAAATAAAGCACTAATTCATTACAATATGGCCACTTAGTGCAATTTAGAGCCATTCATTTAGGAATTGATGAAGAAACAGGCTGCAAAATACACAAAAACACCATGGTAATATTTAACTTACAATTCAAAACCTTCAATGCAGATAATCAAAACTTGGAAGAACCGTCAAAAACTATtgtcaaataaaattttgcaataaaagacttaataaaaaataagtgaaactacagtttttattttaggaatTCATATAATCTAACCATTGAAAAAATTGATCCATCATAAACCAATATTTTCATGGGTTCATTTTATAAGGAAACCACCCTAATTGTTAGTAAGACTATTGTTCTTGCATAATCAAGACATGAGGAGTAAACAAGAAGATAAAGAATAGCAAGTGGATGGAATGTATTTATGGTAAGAGATTAGATCAAAAACCAATAACCATTTCAATTATGACATGACAGTAGGATAAGCCACTGGTAGTTGTGAGTCAGCAGCAATTAAAAATCCAACGCCCATACGGATAAGATTGTCTTCTTTCGTTTATAAACGCAAGACAGTTATTTTTGGCCCCACAAAACATTGCCACTCATCATCTCTTATTATATACGACAATCCAATCCTCATTCTCTTCAACTTAGTATTACAACAAACAACGTCGTATTCCTCTGTAACATGCTCTCAACATCTTTCCCCGCACCTCTCAGCACCGCCACTTTTGCTGGCAAAACTATTTCATCACCGCCGTTCCACGCAAAATCAAGGAGAGTACTCATTTCTGCAACAGCCAGCACCACTGAACCTTCATGCACGTCGTTGTACGAGATTCTTGGAGTTGCAGCCGTAGCTTCTGATCAGGAGATTAAGGCGGCCTACCGACGACTTGCCAGGGTTTCCCACCCTGATGTGGCGGCGGTTGATCGGAAGGTTTCTTCGGCGGATGAGTTCATGAAGATTCATGCTGCGTATTCCACTCTTTTGGATCCTGAGAAGCGAGCTAGCTATGATAGAAGCTTGTTCCGGCAACAGCAACCGCTGACGGTGACGGGATTTTCTGGTTACGGTTGTCGGAAATGGGAAACGGACCAGTGTTGGTAGCGAGTTGAAACTtcatatttgtatttgtatctTAAGGCTCAGTTATTATTTGATCGCCTTTGAGTATCTTACTAATTATGATCATTAGTTTATTAGTATGAAATTGTATATTACTAATATGTATTATTAATACGAAATTGATTgtagcaattttttttaggctaaaatatgatcttagtccctgcaaatatgtttcgttttggttttagtccctgtaaaaaaaaaaaaaaaaaaaaatttgcagggaccttttttaaaaacaaaatattttgcagggatcaaaaactacaaaattggttcaattATAacgtgccacgtatgcaaatcatcacaaaagtggggtcagagactattttcaaaaacaaaaaattttgcagggaccaaaaacaatttttttttacagggactaaaaccatattttagcctttttttttaatagattttttggttttcataTATAACGACACTCGTCTTCAACTTAACGATTTCAGGCACAATTTGGAGAGGATGGATCTTTTCACTGACTCATTGTTTAAACTATAAGTCATTCATATAAACtaaacattaaatattttaaagtcATTCTTTAAACTATAAGTCATCCCAAAATCCAAACAAATATGATGATAGATGAACTAAAATAATATTCGATTTTTGGTTTAAATgacaaatgcaaaaaaattataaggtgACGATTTAATTGTGCATAAATTTCATTTGGGATTCTATCACTGAATCTAGAAAGTGCCACGTGATTTTCTAGGAGAAAATTTGTGACCTAAAATTGTTGGAGGTTTGGGTTTATGACTAATTCTACATGATGAAGCCGGGTTAGGATTAATGTCCCCATATCTAGCATTATGATAATGGTGAGGGTTAGAATTGGTCTAGTTTCAATCACcttattcctaaaaaaaaatatgtagtaAAATTGTGAGTATCAAGCCTCCTAATCCTGACCAAAATGACTTCCATATTTGGAAAAATTCTTCTCATTGttttttctcaataaaaattgcttataattttttgattCTAGAGGTGGATCATCCCATTTCCACCCATTCATTTACACTATGTTTGGTTGAAGAGAAACAGTGAAAAGAGAAGtattgaagagagaaaaagaagagaaaggcTGCATTTCTATCGTTTGGAATGAGAGAAAGTGAGAGGACATAGATTTTTCATGGGCCCCACACCTTTTTCCAATCTTCTCTATGCACCGAAGAACGGAGCTACAAACATTCATGTGTCTTGAATCTTCTATTTTGATTGGTCATCTCTCTATATTGATTCTTTTGATTGATTGGTTCTCCCCTGCTTTTGAttcttttgattgattgattttcCTCCTTTTGATTCTTCTGATTGACTATTTCTCCCCTTCTTGATTCTTTTGATTGGTTGCTTCTCTCTATTGATTCTTCTGATTGATTGTCTCTCTCCCTATTTATTCTTATGATTGATTGCTTCCCCcatattgattattttatttgattgtatATATCTCTAATGTGTCTCTCTCCCTATTGattcttttgatttattgtcTCTCCTAATTGATTGTTTCTCCTTGTTGATTCTTATGTTTAATTCTCTCTCTAttaggtttttctttttgattgattctttccttatttgatttttctatttGACTGTCTGTCTCCCTATTAATTCTTCTAATTGATTTCTTCTCTCCATTTAATTCTTATGATTGGTTGCCCGTCTCTCTATTTGTTCTTTTGTATGGTTGATTCTCTCTACCGgttcttttgtttggtttaGTTTGACTTGGTTCATCATCGCACCATCTTCAATCCACTTCATCTTCTTGCCTTCCACAAATGCATACTTAGAC from Medicago truncatula cultivar Jemalong A17 chromosome 8, MtrunA17r5.0-ANR, whole genome shotgun sequence includes the following:
- the LOC11440161 gene encoding uncharacterized protein; its protein translation is MADIVKQLLAKPIQLADQVSKAAEEGSSSFKQECLDLKSKTEKLASLLRQAARSSSDLYERPTRRIIGDTEQVLEKALTLVLKCKVNGLMKRVFSIVPSAAFRKMSSHLENSIGDVSWLLRVSAPAEEGSYECLGLPPIASNEPILGLIWEQIAILHNGSFDDRSDAAASLVSLVRDNDRNGKLIIEEGGVGPLLKLLKEGKKEGQENAAKAIGLLGRDPESVEVMIHAGVCSVFAKILKEGPMKVQAVVAWAVSELVSKYPKCQDVFAQHNIVRLLVSHIAFETVQEHSKYAIVSNKAISSIHAVVLASGNNNNPDSNDVKKENEDEVKIKMQHPLGDKSAHQMHKVVASTMAMHAANNNNKQQTNEGSKVSLNSQPPVQVASIPNGNGNGNTKQGYSYSGINVKGRELEDAESKADMKAMAAKALRYLAKGNSAICRSITESRALLCFAILLEKGPEEVKYNSALALKEITAVAEKDPELRRSAFKPNTPACKAVVDQVIDIIDKEDKRLLIPCIKVIGSLARTFRATETRIIGPLVRLLDEREAEVSKEAADSLAKFASNDNYLHLDHCKAIISFGGVKPLVQLVYLGEPPVQYSALVLLSYIALHVPDSEELAKAEILGVLEWASKQPNMAHDEAIEALLQESKSRLELYQSRGSRGFQKLHQ
- the LOC11438046 gene encoding chaperone protein dnaJ 11, chloroplastic, producing the protein MLSTSFPAPLSTATFAGKTISSPPFHAKSRRVLISATASTTEPSCTSLYEILGVAAVASDQEIKAAYRRLARVSHPDVAAVDRKVSSADEFMKIHAAYSTLLDPEKRASYDRSLFRQQQPLTVTGFSGYGCRKWETDQCW